The Dissulfurirhabdus thermomarina DNA window TGAGGGCCGCCACCAGGGCGACGGCGGCCGCGGTCGTCACGGCCGGCCCCCGGCGGCGTCTCCCAGGCGAAGGGTCTCGCCGGGACGGAGCACCGGCGTCGCCGCCTCGGCAAGTCCCAGCCGGCGGCAGGCCTGGCGGAAGCGGTCCGGGAGGGCCCCCGGCGGGTCGTCGCCCAGGGGAAAGGTCCCCCAGTGGATGGGGAGGATCCGCCCGGCGCGGAGGTCCAGGCCGGCCTGGACGGCCTCTTCCGGGCTCATGTGGACGGGCTGGAGGAACCAGCGGGGTTCGTAGGCGCCCGCCGGCAGGCAGGCGAGGTCCACGGGGCCGAACTTGCGGCCGATCTCGTGGAACCCATGGAAGTAGCCGGAATCTCCGGCGAAGAAGGCCCGGCACCCGGCGGCTTCCAGGAGCCAGCTGGCCCAGAGCGAGCGGTTGGTGTCGCGCAGGCGCCGCCGGGACCAGTGCTGGGCCGGCAGGCAGGTCAGACGGACGCCCTTGATGGTCACGGACTCGAACCAGTCGAGTTCCAGCAGGCGGCCGCGGCGGTGCCAGTGCCGGAGGAAGGGGCGGAACCCCAGGGGGGCCACGATGGTGTAGCGTCCCCGAAGCCGCCGCAGCGTTGGCAGGTCCAGGTGATCGCGGTGGGCATGACTCAGGAGGACCACGTCCATGGGCGGCAGGGCCTCCGGCGGGCAGGGCGGGGCCTGGAGCCGGGGCAGGACGGGAAAGATGTTCCCCAGGACGGGATCCGTTATGATGTCGGCGGCACCCATCCGGAACCACAGGGTGCTGTGGCCGAGGAAGGTGACCGCCGGAGGCGGGAGGGCGGCGGCCGCCTCCGGCGAAAGGGGCACCGCCGCCGGGGCCCCCGCCGGCCGCCGGGGCCGGTTTCCTTCCCATCGTTTCAGGATGTCGGCGGGTTGGAACCGCCGGCTCAGCCACGGGTTGCAGAACCCCCCGGGCGCGTGGTGGAGCCGGCGCAGCACCAGGGTCTCGAGGTCCAGGACCTCGGGCATCTCCACGGCCGCGGCGGCCCGATGGTGGCCCTGGGTCATCCGGAGAAGGGGTGTGACCCGGTCCAGGAGCCGGGGCGGGGGCTTCAGGCCGAAGGGCCGGTGTGACCTCCGGATCTTTCCGATGTGGTTTCTCATGGGGACGCAGGGCCGCCGGCGGGCCGCCCGATGTCATGATCATCGGCCTGCCCGACCGGCATCATTAAAGATAGGTCCCGGGTCATGAAACAGCAAGGACGTCCCTTCCCCCGTCACGCCGCCGCTCCGGGGGTCGTGGTGGCCGGGCCCCACAGCGGGTGCGGGAAGACCACGGTCACCCTCGCCCTGATGGCCGCCCTCCGGCGGCGCGGCCTCGAGGTGGCCCCTTTCAAGGTGGGGCCGGATTTCATCGATCCGGGTCTCCACGCGGCGGTGTGCGGCCGCCCGTCCCGGAACCTCGACGGCTGGATGTCCGCCCGGGACGAGGTCCTCGGCATCTTCGCCCGGGGCATGGAGCGGGCCGACGTGGCCGTGGTGGAAGGGGTCATGGGGCTCTTCGACGGGGCCCGGGCCGACGGCGAGGCCGGCTCCACCGCAGAGATCGCCAAGTGGCTCGGCCTCCCGGTGCTCCTGGTGGTGGACGCCGCCCGTGCGGCGCGGAGCGTGGCGGCCCTGGTCCGGGGCTTCCGTGACTTCGACCCGGAGCTCCGCCTGGCCGGGGTCCTCCTGAACCGGGTCGGCGGGTCCCGGCATGCCGGGATCCTCCTCGAGGCGCTGGCCCCCCTGGATCTTCCGTGGGTGGGGTGGCTTCCCCGGCGCGAGGAGCTCCGGATGCCCTCCCGGCACCTCGGCCTGGTGACCGCGGCGGAGCTGGACCTCGGCCCCGGGGTGCAGGCCGCCCTGGCCGGCTGGATGGAGGGCGGCGGCCGGATGGAGGAGCTCTTGCGGGTCCTCGGGTGCCCGGAAGGGCGCGGCGGGGCCGCCCGCCGCCAAGGCCCGCCGGGCGCCCCAGCCCGCCCCGGCGGGGAACCGCGGCCGGTGGTGGCCGTGGCCATGGACCGGGCCTTCTGCTTCTACTACCGGGCCAACCTGGACCTTCTCGAGGCGGCCGGGGCGGAACTCGCCTTCTTCTCCCCCCTCCGGGACACGGACCTCCCGGCGGGGACGTCGGGGCTCTACCTCGGGGGCGGCTACCCCGAGCTCCACGGCCCGGCGCTGGCCGAAAACCGTCCGCTCCTCGGGGCGGTCCGCCGGGCCGTCGAGGCGGGGATGCCCGTCTACGCCGAGTGCGGAGGGCTCCTCTACCTCTGCCGGGGCCTCCTGGACCCGGCCGCCCCCGGCGGGCTCGTCCCCTGGGTGGGGGCTCTGCCCTACGCCGTGGAGATGACTCCGCGGCGGCGGGCCCTGGGGTACCGGGAGGTGGAACTCGCCGTGGACTGCCTGCTCGGCCCCGCCGGGACCCGGCTCCGGGGCCACGAGTTCCACTACTCCCGCCTGGTGCCCGCCGGGGGGGAAGGGACGCCGCCGGCCGCGCGGCGGCCCTTCCGGGTGTGGGACGCGGCGGGGCGCTTGGTGGAGACGGCGCACTTTCACGTGGAGCGGACGGTGGCCAGCTACGTCCACCTGCACCTGGCGGGGTGCCCCGGGGCGGCGGCGAGCTGGGTCGCGGCCTGCCGGGCCTACGCGGCCGAAACGGTGGGCTGAACGGATCGGGGCGTCCAGGCCTTCCACAGCCGGGGCAGCCAGTCGGCCACCTCCCGGGCGAGGTAGCCGTGGGGGCCCGCCTGCCGGGCCAGCAGGTCGGCGGCCCGGCCGTGGGCGTAGACCCCGAGCCGGGCGGCGTCCCAGGGGGCGTAGCCCTGGGCGAGCAGCCCGCCGAGGATCCCGGTGAGGATGTCCCCCATGCCCCCGGCGCCCATGCCCGGGTTGCCGCTGCCGTTGACGGCGGCGCGCCCGCCCGGCTCGGTGATCACCGTGGCCGCGCCCTTGAGGACCACCACGGCGCCGGTGGCGCGGGCCAGTTCCCGGGCCGCCCCGAGCCGGTCCGACTGGATCTCGGCGGTGGAAAGGCCCGTCAGGCGGGCCATCTCCCCGGGATGAGGGGTGAGGAGGCGGGGGGCGGGGGCGGCGGCGAGGATGCGCGGGGCCTCGGTGCCGAGGGCGGTCAGGGCGTCGGCGTCGAGGACCGCCGGGCAGGGCGCCTCGGCCGCCAGGCGCCGCACCAGCTCTTGCACCTCCTCGTCGAGGCCGAGGCCCGGTCCCACGGCCAGGGCCCGCTTGCCCTCGAGGAGCGCCCGGATGCCGTTCCAGGCGGCCGCGGCCAGGGTCCCATCCGCCGTCTCGGCCAGGCCCGCCGTCATGGCCTCGGTGAGCTTCGCGGCGAGCACCGGCTGGCACCCGGCCGGGGTCCCCACGGTGACGAGGCCGGGGCCGGAGCGGAGGGCACCGATGGCCGCCAGCGCCGCGGCCCCTGTCTTGCCGGGGGCGCCGGCCAGGACCAGGAGGTGCCCGAAGGTGCCCTTGTGGCCGTCGGGCGGCCGGGGCCGGACCAGCTCCCGGGCTGCGGCCTCGTCGAGCAGTTCCTGGGCGGGCGGGTGGCGGCGGAGGGCGGCCGGCGGCAACCCGATGTCCACCACCCGGAGCTCGCCGGCCAGCTCCCGCCCCGGCCAGACCACGAGCCCGAGTTTCGGTAGCGCCATGGTGGCCGTCATCCGGGCGGCCACGGCGATTCCGAGCGGCCGGCCGGTGTCGGCGGAGAGCCCCGAGGGGACGTCCACCGAGACCACCGGGCGGCCGGCGTCGTTCATCGTGCGGATGATCTCCGCGAAGCGGCCCGTGACTTCCCGCGCCAGCCCCGTCCCGAAGACGGCGTCCACCAGGAGGCCGGCCGACCGGCAGCGGCCGGCCAGGCCGGGGACGTCCGCTTCCGTGGGGCAGAACTCGAGGGGGATCCCGCTCCGGCGGACGATCTCGAGGTTGACGCCCGCCTCGTTTCGGAACTTCTCCGCCGGGGCCAGGGCGGCCACCCGGACGGGAACCCCCGCCTGGTGGAGGTGGCGGGCGATCACGAAACCGTCGCCCCCGTTGTTGCCGGGCCCCGAGAGCACCAGGACGCCGCCGGCGGCCTCGGAGGGGAAGGCCTCCAGGACGAGTCCGGCCACGCCGCGGCCGGCGT harbors:
- a CDS encoding MBL fold metallo-hydrolase — its product is MRNHIGKIRRSHRPFGLKPPPRLLDRVTPLLRMTQGHHRAAAAVEMPEVLDLETLVLRRLHHAPGGFCNPWLSRRFQPADILKRWEGNRPRRPAGAPAAVPLSPEAAAALPPPAVTFLGHSTLWFRMGAADIITDPVLGNIFPVLPRLQAPPCPPEALPPMDVVLLSHAHRDHLDLPTLRRLRGRYTIVAPLGFRPFLRHWHRRGRLLELDWFESVTIKGVRLTCLPAQHWSRRRLRDTNRSLWASWLLEAAGCRAFFAGDSGYFHGFHEIGRKFGPVDLACLPAGAYEPRWFLQPVHMSPEEAVQAGLDLRAGRILPIHWGTFPLGDDPPGALPDRFRQACRRLGLAEAATPVLRPGETLRLGDAAGGRP
- a CDS encoding cobyrinate a,c-diamide synthase yields the protein MKQQGRPFPRHAAAPGVVVAGPHSGCGKTTVTLALMAALRRRGLEVAPFKVGPDFIDPGLHAAVCGRPSRNLDGWMSARDEVLGIFARGMERADVAVVEGVMGLFDGARADGEAGSTAEIAKWLGLPVLLVVDAARAARSVAALVRGFRDFDPELRLAGVLLNRVGGSRHAGILLEALAPLDLPWVGWLPRREELRMPSRHLGLVTAAELDLGPGVQAALAGWMEGGGRMEELLRVLGCPEGRGGAARRQGPPGAPARPGGEPRPVVAVAMDRAFCFYYRANLDLLEAAGAELAFFSPLRDTDLPAGTSGLYLGGGYPELHGPALAENRPLLGAVRRAVEAGMPVYAECGGLLYLCRGLLDPAAPGGLVPWVGALPYAVEMTPRRRALGYREVELAVDCLLGPAGTRLRGHEFHYSRLVPAGGEGTPPAARRPFRVWDAAGRLVETAHFHVERTVASYVHLHLAGCPGAAASWVAACRAYAAETVG
- a CDS encoding NAD(P)H-hydrate dehydratase; amino-acid sequence: MLLAAAAEMQALDRAAMEEFGIPGVVLMENAGRGVAGLVLEAFPSEAAGGVLVLSGPGNNGGDGFVIARHLHQAGVPVRVAALAPAEKFRNEAGVNLEIVRRSGIPLEFCPTEADVPGLAGRCRSAGLLVDAVFGTGLAREVTGRFAEIIRTMNDAGRPVVSVDVPSGLSADTGRPLGIAVAARMTATMALPKLGLVVWPGRELAGELRVVDIGLPPAALRRHPPAQELLDEAAARELVRPRPPDGHKGTFGHLLVLAGAPGKTGAAALAAIGALRSGPGLVTVGTPAGCQPVLAAKLTEAMTAGLAETADGTLAAAAWNGIRALLEGKRALAVGPGLGLDEEVQELVRRLAAEAPCPAVLDADALTALGTEAPRILAAAPAPRLLTPHPGEMARLTGLSTAEIQSDRLGAARELARATGAVVVLKGAATVITEPGGRAAVNGSGNPGMGAGGMGDILTGILGGLLAQGYAPWDAARLGVYAHGRAADLLARQAGPHGYLAREVADWLPRLWKAWTPRSVQPTVSAA